The Hymenobacter sp. DG01 genome has a segment encoding these proteins:
- the tkt gene encoding transketolase: protein MTKPTNSLADLSVNTIRLLSVDMVQAANSGHPGLPLGAAPMAYVLFSRFLRFNPQDPKWPNRDRFVLSAGHGSALLYSLLHLYGYDLSLDDLKAFRQLHSKTPGHPESNLTPGVEVTTGPLGQGFANGVGMAMAEAHLAAVYNKPGHTLQDHYTYAIVSDGDLMEGIAAEAASLAGHLKLGKLIYLYDDNDICLDGPTNLSYTEDALARFEAYGWHTQRVTDGNDLDAIEAAIKTAQQETQRPSIISVKTIIGYGSPQEGTSKVHGSPLGPDNLKKAKEFFGFDPEATFVVPEEVRTHLAEAGQRGAQLQAEWQQKTEAFQQEYPAEWELFRTSFAGELPAGWDASLPVFTAADGALATRQASGKALNALKQTVPFLFGGSADLASSNEMPTSGAVSFQPGSYEHNNIWFGVREHAMGGAMNGMAHHGGVRPYGGTFLTFSDYMRGAIRLTALAESGATFVFTHDSIGLGEDGPTHQPVEQVAALRTIPNIVVLRPADANETVESWRVALTTPKSPVVLILSRQKLPVLDQGHYGSAREGVAKGAYILQEAEGGQPQLILLATGSEVSLALQAQETLQQQGVATRVISMPSWELFEKQDKAYQQQVLPPAVRKRVAIEASSPMGWHKYVTDEGTVIAMNRFGESGPGEAVMELFGFSVENVVKQANWVLQGQPSEIEKKEVLS, encoded by the coding sequence GTGACCAAGCCGACTAATTCCCTTGCTGATCTGAGCGTAAACACCATCCGCCTGCTGTCGGTGGATATGGTGCAGGCGGCCAACTCCGGCCACCCGGGCCTACCCCTGGGTGCGGCCCCGATGGCCTACGTGCTGTTCTCGCGCTTTCTGCGCTTCAACCCCCAGGACCCCAAGTGGCCGAACCGGGACCGGTTTGTGCTGTCGGCCGGCCACGGCTCGGCGCTGCTTTACAGCTTGCTGCACCTGTACGGCTACGATTTGTCCTTGGATGATTTGAAGGCGTTCCGGCAGCTGCACTCCAAAACGCCCGGCCACCCCGAGTCGAACCTGACGCCCGGCGTGGAGGTAACCACGGGGCCACTGGGTCAGGGCTTTGCCAACGGGGTAGGCATGGCCATGGCCGAAGCCCACTTGGCCGCCGTGTACAACAAGCCCGGCCACACCCTGCAGGACCACTACACCTATGCCATCGTCTCAGACGGGGACCTGATGGAAGGCATTGCCGCCGAAGCCGCCTCCCTGGCCGGCCACCTGAAGCTGGGCAAGCTCATCTACCTCTACGACGACAACGACATTTGCCTCGACGGGCCCACCAACCTCTCCTACACCGAGGATGCCTTAGCCCGCTTTGAGGCCTACGGCTGGCACACCCAGCGCGTAACGGATGGCAACGACCTCGACGCCATTGAGGCCGCCATCAAAACCGCCCAGCAGGAAACCCAGCGGCCTTCCATCATTTCGGTGAAAACCATCATCGGCTACGGCAGCCCGCAGGAAGGCACCAGCAAAGTGCACGGCTCGCCCCTGGGCCCCGATAACCTGAAAAAGGCTAAAGAATTCTTCGGCTTCGACCCCGAAGCCACCTTTGTAGTGCCTGAAGAAGTGCGGACCCACTTGGCCGAAGCCGGCCAGCGCGGCGCCCAGCTTCAGGCTGAATGGCAGCAGAAAACAGAGGCGTTCCAGCAGGAGTACCCAGCAGAGTGGGAACTGTTCCGGACTTCGTTTGCGGGAGAGCTTCCTGCAGGCTGGGATGCCTCGCTGCCCGTCTTTACCGCCGCCGACGGCGCCCTGGCTACCCGCCAGGCCTCGGGCAAAGCCCTGAATGCGCTCAAGCAGACGGTGCCTTTCCTGTTCGGGGGCTCGGCCGACCTTGCCAGCTCCAACGAAATGCCCACCAGCGGCGCCGTGAGCTTCCAGCCCGGCTCCTATGAGCACAATAACATCTGGTTTGGGGTGCGCGAGCACGCCATGGGCGGGGCCATGAACGGCATGGCTCACCACGGCGGTGTACGTCCCTACGGCGGCACCTTCCTCACCTTCTCCGACTACATGCGCGGCGCCATCCGCCTCACGGCTCTGGCCGAGTCGGGCGCTACGTTCGTCTTCACCCACGACAGCATCGGCCTGGGCGAGGACGGCCCCACCCACCAGCCGGTGGAACAGGTTGCGGCCCTGCGCACCATCCCGAACATTGTGGTGCTGCGCCCCGCCGACGCCAACGAAACCGTAGAATCATGGCGCGTGGCCCTGACCACGCCCAAGTCGCCGGTGGTCCTGATTTTGTCGCGCCAGAAGCTACCGGTGCTGGATCAGGGGCACTATGGTTCGGCCCGCGAGGGGGTGGCCAAAGGGGCCTACATCCTCCAAGAAGCCGAAGGCGGCCAGCCCCAGCTGATCCTGCTGGCTACGGGCTCCGAAGTATCCTTGGCTTTGCAGGCGCAGGAAACGCTGCAGCAACAAGGCGTGGCAACCCGCGTAATAAGCATGCCCTCGTGGGAGCTGTTTGAGAAGCAGGACAAGGCCTACCAGCAGCAGGTGCTGCCCCCGGCCGTGCGCAAGCGGGTGGCTATTGAGGCCAGCTCACCGATGGGCTGGCACAAATACGTAACCGATGAAGGCACCGTCATTGCCATGAACCGCTTCGGCGAGTCGGGCCCCGGCGAGGCCGTGATGGAGCTGTTCGGCTTCTCCGTTGAAAACGTGGTGAAGCAAGCCAACTGGGTGCTGCAGGGCCAACCCTCCGAAATTGAAAAGAAGGAAGTGCTGTCGTAA